The Microbacterium sp. LWO12-1.2 genome includes a window with the following:
- a CDS encoding LacI family DNA-binding transcriptional regulator, with translation MASLGSDKPGIRHVADLAGVSHMTVSRVLNGHPNIKPDTRRRVLEAIEELDYRPNMVARALATQRTHRIGVIIESAVSFGPTSILRAVEMAARTSGYSVSAVALHEGDTLTPQDAVDNLTTQGVDALCVIAPRSSSVAALRRISLSVPMLVVKADADPTFLTVSIDQHAGTSLVVDHLVALGHRDILHIAGPLDWLDARARERAFHTRAKSWGIRERPIVVGDWTADFAYDFAKGLTRLPDYTAVFVANDDMAIGLIHGLHDRGFEVPKDLSVVGFDDVPLARHFLPPLTTVRQDFAALGAAVVEMLRAALEERELPKLTRIPTELVARGSSAAPRPER, from the coding sequence ATGGCCAGCCTCGGCTCCGACAAGCCCGGCATCCGCCACGTGGCAGATCTCGCCGGCGTCTCGCACATGACGGTGTCGCGGGTGCTCAACGGTCATCCGAACATCAAGCCCGACACGCGTCGGCGCGTGCTCGAGGCGATCGAAGAGCTCGACTACCGCCCGAACATGGTGGCCAGGGCTCTCGCGACCCAGCGCACCCACCGCATCGGCGTCATCATCGAGAGCGCCGTGTCGTTCGGGCCCACCAGCATCCTCCGCGCCGTCGAGATGGCCGCGCGCACCTCGGGCTACTCGGTCAGCGCCGTCGCCCTGCATGAGGGCGACACCCTCACGCCGCAGGACGCGGTCGACAACCTCACCACCCAGGGGGTCGACGCGCTGTGCGTGATCGCTCCCCGGTCATCGTCCGTCGCGGCGCTCCGGCGCATCTCGCTGAGTGTGCCCATGCTCGTCGTCAAGGCGGACGCCGACCCCACCTTCCTCACGGTCTCGATCGATCAGCACGCGGGCACCTCGCTCGTGGTCGATCATCTCGTCGCGCTCGGGCATCGCGACATCCTCCACATCGCCGGTCCGCTCGACTGGCTCGACGCCAGGGCCCGCGAGCGCGCGTTCCACACCAGGGCCAAGTCCTGGGGCATCCGGGAGCGCCCGATCGTGGTGGGCGACTGGACCGCCGACTTCGCGTACGACTTCGCGAAGGGACTCACCCGGCTGCCCGACTACACCGCGGTGTTCGTCGCGAACGACGACATGGCGATCGGTCTCATCCACGGACTGCACGACCGGGGGTTCGAGGTTCCGAAGGACCTCAGCGTGGTCGGCTTCGACGACGTGCCGCTCGCCCGTCACTTCCTGCCGCCCCTGACCACGGTCAGGCAGGACTTCGCCGCGCTCGGTGCTGCCGTCGTCGAGATGCTCCGTGCGGCTCTCGAGGAGCGCGAGCTGCCGAAGCTGACCCGCATCCCGACCGAACTCGTCGCCCGCGGCTCGAGTGCCGCTCCCCGGCCGGAGCGATGA
- a CDS encoding glycoside hydrolase produces the protein MKSKRIISAFGIGVIAAGMLVTGSPAAVAAAVPLTITPNPAYASEPFEGWGTSLVWFANATGGYPDDVRQDLLDKVFGEDGLNLNIARYNIGGGNATDVPGYLRPGGAVDGWWNPDLASSTYADRADYRAAWDGDDPASYDFEADATQRWWIDALKDKITHWEAFSNSPPYFLTQSGYVSGGIGNATSEQLAPADMEAFADYLVTVVERIEQEHGIDFESLDPFNEPNTNYWSTTLGGNGWPTSASRQEGAHVGPAAQDQMIKVLAARLAEAGTTTDVPISAMDETNPGIFATNWNAWSDEAKSEVAQLNVHTYGTSGRLVVRDIAKSAGKPLWMSEVEGDWDGTGYNLTNIENGLGMAGRIVDDLRELEPSAWVFWQPVEDTYNMEKVENKNWGSVFVDFDCNADGDSERRIADGEADPSCQVQTNAKYNTVRNFTHYIQPGAALIPTDNTQTTAAVDADGDGLTLVHVNSEPTERRITIDLSRFGSVGAGATVTPIVTTQSTTEDPESNALVQGAAVAVDAASRTATITVPAKSVTTLLVSDVSGVADSATALRDGHSYQLFGAQSGKALAANGAAAVIRTSATTADAATAQTWTVQSLAGEGTDRHRFALRSGDGRYLAESGGAVTVVSASAEDAASDPALQWISSTTDGTTFSILSVSNERVLDVNGQSSADGASVGLWTSNDGSNQRWTLADTEMLSVTDIATGTATGVAPTLPATVTLVYRGGIERTAAVSWATTGVDWSSPGTRTVVGSGTDLFGASFQATATIEIGSVGFTEPVSVTTYAGAPLATVQASVPGAVPALVGATDQRIDTPVTWNWGGISTASFASPGVVTVPGSAQAPGGTALTATLSVIVTEPAAANVAPASTASATFTESSSYSVDRTKNGVTTDKGWSNWKSGTKNAQDTLTYTLAAGSTMQNAKVFFYKDGSSNTWPQSLSVEYRLGTGSWTSLGSVDVPVPADGSAPIVEVPMKGVQADAVRVVMNARSATHLVVSEVELSASAPGVSSVAALAAVSLDGTRLAGFSSETTEYEVPWAADERPVVRAVAVDRAASVDVSQPDAAGESVIVVTAPSGATRTYTLTFVEAAEPSLSATVATTVRCVAGKAQLVLSVVNTGDVVTDITVTTPYGTKSLVGVEPGARPAAIAQATRLASFPAGSVQVDLAATVGGTRLTESVQVAYLPGSCR, from the coding sequence ATGAAGTCGAAGAGAATCATTTCCGCGTTCGGGATCGGCGTCATCGCCGCCGGCATGCTCGTCACAGGGAGCCCCGCGGCCGTCGCGGCCGCCGTCCCGCTCACGATCACGCCCAACCCGGCCTACGCCTCCGAGCCGTTCGAGGGGTGGGGGACCAGCCTGGTCTGGTTCGCCAATGCCACTGGCGGCTATCCGGATGACGTCCGCCAGGACCTCCTCGACAAGGTGTTCGGTGAGGACGGACTCAACCTCAACATCGCCCGATACAACATCGGCGGGGGCAACGCGACCGATGTGCCCGGCTACCTGCGCCCCGGCGGAGCGGTCGACGGCTGGTGGAACCCCGATCTGGCCAGCTCGACCTACGCCGACCGTGCCGACTACCGCGCGGCCTGGGATGGCGACGACCCGGCGAGCTACGACTTCGAGGCGGATGCGACCCAGCGGTGGTGGATCGACGCGCTCAAGGACAAGATCACGCACTGGGAGGCGTTCAGCAACTCCCCGCCCTACTTCCTCACCCAGAGCGGCTACGTGTCGGGCGGCATCGGCAACGCGACCAGCGAGCAGCTGGCCCCCGCCGATATGGAGGCATTCGCGGACTATCTCGTGACGGTGGTCGAACGCATCGAGCAGGAGCACGGGATCGACTTCGAGAGCCTCGACCCGTTCAACGAGCCGAACACGAACTACTGGTCCACGACGCTGGGCGGCAACGGCTGGCCGACGTCGGCAAGCCGCCAGGAGGGTGCCCATGTCGGCCCGGCCGCGCAGGACCAGATGATCAAGGTCCTCGCCGCGCGGCTTGCCGAAGCCGGCACCACCACCGACGTCCCCATCTCGGCCATGGACGAGACCAACCCGGGAATCTTCGCGACGAACTGGAACGCCTGGAGTGACGAGGCCAAGTCAGAGGTCGCGCAGCTCAACGTGCACACCTACGGCACCTCGGGCAGGCTCGTGGTGCGCGACATCGCGAAGAGCGCCGGCAAGCCGCTGTGGATGAGCGAGGTCGAGGGCGACTGGGACGGTACCGGGTACAACCTCACCAACATCGAGAACGGCCTCGGCATGGCCGGGCGGATCGTCGACGACCTGCGCGAGCTCGAGCCGAGCGCCTGGGTCTTCTGGCAGCCGGTCGAGGACACGTACAACATGGAGAAGGTCGAGAACAAGAACTGGGGTTCCGTGTTCGTCGACTTCGACTGCAACGCGGATGGCGACTCGGAGCGGCGCATCGCCGACGGCGAGGCCGATCCGAGCTGCCAGGTGCAGACCAACGCGAAGTACAACACCGTGCGCAACTTCACGCACTACATCCAGCCCGGTGCCGCGCTGATCCCGACCGACAACACGCAGACCACCGCGGCGGTCGACGCGGATGGCGACGGTCTCACCCTCGTACACGTGAACTCCGAGCCCACAGAGCGCCGGATCACGATCGACCTCTCGCGCTTCGGCTCCGTGGGGGCCGGTGCGACGGTGACGCCGATCGTGACCACGCAGTCCACGACGGAGGACCCCGAGAGCAACGCGCTCGTGCAGGGTGCCGCCGTGGCGGTCGACGCCGCGAGCCGCACCGCGACGATCACGGTGCCCGCGAAGTCGGTCACCACGCTCCTCGTCTCGGACGTCTCGGGCGTCGCGGACTCCGCCACCGCGCTGCGCGACGGGCACAGCTACCAGCTCTTCGGCGCGCAGAGCGGCAAGGCCTTGGCCGCGAACGGCGCGGCTGCGGTCATCCGCACCTCCGCCACCACCGCGGATGCCGCCACCGCACAGACCTGGACAGTGCAGAGCCTCGCGGGCGAGGGCACCGACCGTCATCGGTTCGCCCTGCGCTCGGGCGACGGCCGCTATCTCGCCGAGTCCGGCGGTGCGGTGACCGTCGTCAGCGCGAGTGCTGAGGATGCGGCATCCGACCCGGCCCTGCAGTGGATCTCGTCGACGACCGACGGCACGACCTTCTCGATCCTCAGCGTCTCGAACGAGAGGGTGCTCGACGTCAACGGTCAGAGCAGCGCCGATGGCGCGAGCGTGGGACTGTGGACGTCGAACGACGGATCGAATCAGCGGTGGACCCTCGCCGACACCGAGATGCTCTCGGTGACGGACATCGCGACAGGGACAGCGACCGGCGTCGCTCCCACTCTCCCCGCCACCGTCACGCTGGTGTACCGCGGCGGCATCGAGCGCACGGCCGCGGTCTCGTGGGCCACGACCGGCGTCGACTGGTCGTCGCCCGGCACCCGCACCGTGGTCGGCTCCGGCACCGACCTGTTCGGCGCGTCCTTCCAGGCGACCGCGACGATCGAGATCGGCAGCGTCGGCTTCACCGAGCCCGTGTCCGTCACGACCTATGCAGGAGCGCCGCTCGCCACCGTGCAGGCATCCGTTCCCGGCGCGGTGCCCGCGCTGGTCGGCGCGACCGATCAGCGGATCGACACGCCCGTCACCTGGAACTGGGGCGGCATCTCGACGGCGTCGTTCGCGAGCCCGGGGGTCGTCACGGTTCCCGGCAGCGCGCAGGCGCCCGGCGGCACCGCGCTGACGGCGACGCTGTCGGTGATCGTCACCGAGCCGGCCGCGGCGAACGTGGCGCCGGCGAGCACGGCATCCGCCACGTTCACCGAGAGTTCCAGCTACAGCGTCGACCGCACCAAGAACGGCGTGACGACCGACAAGGGCTGGTCGAACTGGAAGTCCGGCACCAAGAACGCGCAGGACACGCTGACCTACACGCTCGCCGCGGGCTCGACCATGCAGAACGCGAAGGTCTTCTTCTACAAGGACGGCTCGTCGAACACGTGGCCCCAGTCGCTCTCGGTCGAGTACCGTCTGGGGACCGGTTCGTGGACGTCGCTCGGGTCGGTCGACGTGCCCGTGCCGGCAGACGGCTCGGCACCGATCGTCGAGGTGCCGATGAAGGGCGTGCAGGCGGATGCGGTGCGCGTCGTGATGAACGCACGCTCCGCGACTCACCTGGTCGTGTCCGAGGTCGAGCTCTCCGCCTCGGCGCCCGGCGTCTCTTCGGTCGCCGCGCTCGCTGCCGTGTCGCTCGACGGCACGCGGCTGGCCGGCTTCTCGTCCGAGACCACCGAGTACGAGGTGCCGTGGGCGGCGGACGAGCGACCCGTCGTGCGTGCCGTCGCCGTCGATCGCGCGGCATCGGTGGATGTCTCGCAGCCGGATGCCGCGGGGGAGTCCGTGATCGTCGTCACGGCGCCGTCGGGTGCGACGCGCACCTACACGCTCACCTTCGTGGAGGCGGCGGAGCCCTCGCTCAGCGCGACCGTCGCGACCACCGTGCGCTGCGTCGCCGGCAAGGCGCAGCTGGTGCTCTCGGTCGTCAACACGGGTGATGTCGTCACCGACATCACCGTGACGACTCCGTACGGCACGAAGTCGCTCGTCGGCGTGGAACCCGGTGCCCGTCCTGCGGCGATCGCACAGGCCACCAGGCTCGCATCGTTCCCTGCGGGCAGCGTGCAGGTGGACCTGGCCGCGACCGTCGGCGGCACCCGCCTCACCGAGAGCGTGCAGGTGGCGTACCTGCCCGGTTCCTGCCGCTGA
- a CDS encoding sugar ABC transporter ATP-binding protein, with amino-acid sequence MAPRAQDPIVELTGIRVEFSDVVALDDIDFRLFPGEVHALMGENGAGKSTLIGVLTGTHTPVAGTVVVAGEERRFSGVADARAAGIATVFQETQLGPTLSVAENVMLGRERRGRFGIDWKRTRADAADALSRLGLDDMDPRTPMAMLSPAQKQLVALARSMVDDPRILVLDEPTSSLDRAEVDLLMRVIRGLRDRGVAILFVSHFLEQAFAISDRMTVLRGGRRIAETPTRELERADLISQMLGKDLEALRALGSERKAHHYAADGEPALRATGVGRRGELDPTDIDVYRGEIVGLAGLRGSGRTELASLLGGSVRADSGQLRVDGERVQLRSPSAALKSRIAMSVENRRTDGIIADLSARENIVLSLQAMRGWTRPLSPSEIAALADTYVETLHLDPADLGRPAGHLSGGTQQKLLLARALATRPHVLILDEPTRGIDIAAKLDIQRRVSQLAGDGVGVVFISSELEEVVRLSDRIVVLKDRDKIGELSNGPAVTVDSVVELIAAELDPLDD; translated from the coding sequence ATGGCACCGCGCGCTCAGGACCCGATCGTCGAACTCACCGGCATCCGTGTCGAGTTCTCGGATGTCGTCGCGCTCGACGACATCGACTTCCGCCTGTTCCCCGGTGAGGTGCACGCGCTGATGGGCGAGAACGGTGCCGGCAAATCGACGCTGATCGGCGTGCTCACCGGGACCCATACCCCGGTCGCCGGAACCGTCGTCGTCGCGGGGGAGGAGCGCCGATTCTCCGGGGTCGCCGATGCGCGGGCTGCGGGCATCGCGACGGTGTTCCAGGAGACCCAGCTCGGTCCGACGCTGAGCGTCGCAGAGAACGTCATGCTCGGTCGAGAGCGCCGAGGACGCTTCGGCATCGACTGGAAGCGCACCAGGGCGGATGCCGCAGACGCGCTGTCCCGACTCGGTCTGGACGACATGGATCCGCGTACGCCGATGGCGATGCTGTCGCCCGCCCAGAAGCAGCTGGTCGCGCTCGCCCGCTCGATGGTCGACGACCCGCGGATCCTCGTCCTCGACGAGCCGACGTCGAGCCTGGACCGTGCCGAGGTCGATCTGCTGATGAGGGTGATCAGAGGGCTCCGCGATCGCGGGGTCGCGATCCTGTTCGTCTCGCACTTCCTCGAACAGGCCTTCGCGATCAGCGACCGGATGACGGTGCTGCGCGGCGGGCGTCGGATCGCCGAGACGCCGACCCGCGAGCTCGAGCGCGCCGATCTCATCTCGCAGATGCTGGGCAAGGATCTCGAGGCGCTGCGTGCGCTCGGTTCGGAGCGCAAGGCGCACCACTACGCGGCCGACGGGGAACCCGCGCTGCGGGCCACAGGCGTCGGTCGTCGCGGGGAACTGGATCCCACCGACATCGACGTGTATCGGGGAGAGATCGTCGGGCTCGCAGGTCTGCGCGGTTCAGGGCGTACCGAGCTGGCCTCGCTGCTGGGCGGGTCGGTCCGCGCGGACAGCGGTCAGCTCAGGGTCGACGGCGAGCGTGTGCAGCTGCGGAGCCCATCGGCTGCGCTGAAGAGCCGTATCGCGATGTCGGTGGAGAACAGAAGGACGGACGGCATCATCGCCGACCTCAGCGCGCGCGAGAACATCGTGCTCTCGCTGCAGGCGATGCGCGGATGGACGCGACCGCTGTCGCCGTCGGAGATCGCGGCGCTCGCCGACACCTACGTCGAGACCCTGCATCTGGACCCCGCGGACCTCGGGCGACCGGCCGGCCACCTCTCCGGGGGTACGCAGCAGAAGCTGCTGCTGGCGCGCGCGCTGGCCACCAGGCCCCATGTGCTGATCCTCGACGAGCCCACCCGCGGCATCGACATCGCGGCGAAGCTCGACATTCAGCGACGGGTCAGCCAGCTCGCCGGCGACGGTGTCGGAGTGGTCTTCATCTCCTCAGAGCTCGAAGAGGTCGTGCGCCTCAGCGACCGGATCGTCGTGCTCAAGGACCGCGACAAGATCGGTGAGCTCAGCAACGGTCCCGCGGTGACGGTCGACAGTGTCGTGGAGCTGATCGCCGCGGAACTGGATCCGCTGGACGACTGA
- a CDS encoding family 43 glycosylhydrolase: MTLPPAPLAPSRTRRTGARRSLVAGVALSAVIAAPLAVAVPASAAEDEHLQLRYAFDETAGTTAHDSSGNGRDGVIAGGAVLTGGEGISLDGVDDHVALPSNTLAGLTSITVSTEVLVAPAQKTAYMIWAMGNTDAAGVGNGYLFATGDAYRAAIASGNWSTEQGMNSGANLARGSWKTLTYTLDDATDTSRLYLDGVQVAQNTGVTTTPAQIGSGVTAANYIGRSVYSADRYLLGNVRDFRIYDVALSSGEVAALVADDAVRVQRDGSALSLGDTGAVTADLALPAAGANGATVTWSSSDADVVSDAGIVTRPAAGEVDATVTLTATLTRGGSSSTKEFAVTVRALPGADARAQADLDAIVIPGAADIRGNITLPTDGAVNGSSVAWSASPDGIITTDVQGDKAAGVVTRGAADQQVVLTATVAGTSATRSFPVTVTAAPEGLDTDYTAGYVWTHFATEGGYEKIFLGYSQDGLQWSKLNDDAAILANLAGDLGVRDPHLVRAPEGDKYWIIGTDLHAEGGGAGGSGWDQLNASQNIVVWESTDLVNWSDQRIVFAGFDQAGCVWAPEATYNEATGEYYVYWSARDRSENGTDDWALRVYLTKTRDFVTFSEPEVWLSLNEQGDGAGGANIIDTTIAEEDGIFYRFSTSDWQTVVDTATSLDGPWTRVIDRGEAEAHGLKASMEGLTVYQLPDGRWAVMGDQSGYYAHVADSLASLDFTQLAVGTGADQYSFDRAFRHGSVLRLSEQEQERLLAAYGDDPVEPEEPSEEPIAAYTFDDGTLQDSAGAADLTASGSAAVVTDAERGRVLRLDGSTNGFASFPQGFFDGRSTMTVSMDVKSEKSNGNFFTFAFGKDSNAYYFLRVRGTDVRSAITKASYQNESAVTGSVSSGEWHHYDLVFDGARMTVYVDGVRLGENAALNTTVDGLGANLLGYLGKSMYGADGYFQGAFDDVKVYNRALTASEILTQAGAFDQLTGISLADAAALKLSPIADGMDRTAVLPLVKGTDVSALAPTFTAAEGVTVSPASGTVVDLSSPVEYTLTAPDGSEAIWTLTAQIVNSPVLEGLYADPNIAVFGDTYYIYATTDGYAGWGGKDFYVWSSKDLVDWTRSEEPFLTLDGANGNVPWATGNAWAPTIIERGGKYYFYFSGHNPTYDRKTIGVAVADSPVGPFVAQPTAMIVNNEAVTSGQAIDPAAFHDPVTGKYYLSWGNGSPVIAELNDDMVSIKAGTYQRITGLTDFREGVFLNYRKGLYHLTYSIDDTGSENYRVGYATATSINGPWTYRGVILQKDPSLGILATGHSSIINVPGTDDWYIAYHRFAMLGGDGQNRETAIDRVTIGADGLFQTVQPTLTGVAAQTVGARLDVTATAATRCVAGKLTLVVTVANGSDRAVTASIGSAYGSKAVTIAAGRTASATFSTRLAAIPTGAVTVDATAEGATDASVTATVAAASCG, encoded by the coding sequence ATGACGCTGCCTCCCGCCCCCCTTGCCCCTTCGCGCACACGCCGCACCGGTGCGCGCCGCTCCCTCGTCGCCGGGGTCGCCCTGAGCGCGGTCATCGCCGCCCCGCTCGCCGTGGCGGTCCCGGCCTCCGCGGCGGAGGACGAACATCTGCAGCTCAGGTACGCCTTCGACGAGACGGCCGGCACGACGGCGCACGACAGCTCCGGAAACGGCCGCGACGGTGTCATCGCGGGCGGGGCGGTTCTCACCGGCGGCGAGGGCATCTCCCTGGACGGCGTCGACGATCACGTGGCACTGCCGTCGAACACGCTCGCCGGGCTCACCTCGATCACGGTCAGCACCGAGGTGCTGGTCGCTCCGGCTCAGAAGACCGCGTACATGATCTGGGCGATGGGCAACACCGACGCCGCGGGTGTCGGCAACGGCTATCTGTTCGCGACCGGCGACGCCTACCGGGCCGCGATCGCATCGGGGAACTGGTCGACCGAGCAGGGGATGAACAGCGGGGCGAACCTCGCTCGCGGGTCGTGGAAGACCCTCACCTACACGCTCGACGACGCCACCGACACGAGCAGGCTCTACCTCGACGGGGTGCAGGTCGCCCAGAACACCGGCGTCACGACCACACCCGCCCAGATCGGCTCCGGCGTCACCGCGGCCAACTACATCGGGCGTTCGGTCTACTCCGCTGACCGATACCTGCTCGGCAACGTGCGCGACTTCCGCATCTACGACGTCGCGCTCTCGTCCGGCGAGGTCGCGGCGCTGGTCGCCGACGACGCCGTGCGGGTGCAGCGCGACGGCTCCGCGCTGAGCCTCGGCGACACCGGCGCGGTGACCGCTGACCTCGCGCTGCCCGCTGCCGGGGCCAACGGTGCGACAGTGACCTGGTCGTCGAGCGACGCCGATGTCGTCTCGGATGCGGGCATCGTCACCCGCCCCGCCGCGGGCGAGGTCGATGCGACGGTGACCCTCACGGCGACCCTGACCCGTGGTGGATCGTCGAGCACGAAGGAGTTCGCCGTCACCGTGAGGGCCCTGCCAGGAGCGGATGCCCGGGCGCAGGCCGACCTCGATGCGATCGTGATCCCCGGCGCTGCCGACATCCGCGGCAACATCACCCTGCCGACCGACGGTGCGGTGAACGGCTCGTCCGTCGCCTGGAGCGCTTCCCCCGATGGCATCATCACGACGGACGTGCAGGGCGACAAGGCCGCGGGTGTGGTCACCCGAGGCGCCGCCGACCAGCAGGTCGTGCTCACCGCGACCGTGGCGGGAACCAGCGCGACCCGCAGCTTCCCCGTGACGGTGACCGCGGCGCCGGAGGGCCTCGACACCGACTACACCGCCGGGTACGTCTGGACCCACTTCGCGACCGAGGGCGGATACGAGAAGATCTTCCTCGGGTACAGCCAGGACGGCCTCCAGTGGTCGAAGCTCAACGACGACGCCGCGATCCTCGCGAACCTGGCCGGCGACCTCGGCGTGCGCGACCCGCACCTGGTGCGCGCCCCCGAGGGGGACAAGTACTGGATCATCGGCACCGACCTGCACGCGGAGGGCGGCGGAGCCGGAGGCTCCGGCTGGGACCAGCTCAACGCCAGCCAGAACATCGTGGTCTGGGAATCGACCGACCTCGTGAACTGGAGCGACCAGCGCATCGTCTTCGCCGGTTTCGACCAGGCGGGATGCGTGTGGGCGCCGGAGGCGACCTACAACGAGGCGACCGGCGAGTACTACGTGTACTGGTCGGCGCGCGATCGCAGCGAGAACGGCACCGATGACTGGGCGCTGCGGGTGTATCTGACCAAGACACGCGACTTCGTCACGTTCTCGGAGCCGGAGGTCTGGCTCTCGCTCAACGAGCAGGGCGACGGCGCCGGCGGCGCGAACATCATCGACACCACGATCGCCGAGGAGGACGGCATCTTCTACCGGTTCTCGACCTCCGACTGGCAGACCGTGGTCGACACGGCCACGAGCCTCGACGGCCCCTGGACCCGCGTGATCGATCGCGGTGAGGCCGAAGCCCACGGGCTCAAGGCCTCGATGGAGGGGCTGACCGTGTATCAGCTGCCCGACGGGCGCTGGGCGGTGATGGGTGATCAGAGCGGCTACTACGCGCACGTCGCCGATTCGCTGGCGAGCCTCGACTTCACCCAGCTGGCGGTCGGCACCGGGGCCGACCAGTACTCCTTCGACAGGGCGTTCCGGCACGGGTCGGTGCTCCGGCTCTCGGAGCAGGAGCAGGAGCGACTGCTGGCCGCCTATGGCGACGACCCGGTCGAACCGGAGGAGCCGTCCGAGGAGCCGATCGCCGCGTACACCTTCGACGACGGCACGCTCCAGGACTCGGCGGGGGCGGCGGATCTGACCGCATCGGGCAGCGCGGCCGTGGTCACGGACGCGGAGCGGGGCAGGGTGCTCCGCCTCGACGGATCAACCAACGGCTTCGCGTCGTTCCCGCAGGGCTTCTTCGACGGTCGCAGCACCATGACGGTGTCCATGGACGTGAAGAGCGAGAAGTCGAATGGCAACTTCTTCACCTTCGCGTTCGGCAAGGACTCGAACGCGTACTACTTCCTCCGGGTGCGGGGCACCGACGTGCGCAGCGCCATCACGAAGGCGTCGTACCAGAACGAGTCGGCGGTGACCGGTTCGGTCTCCTCGGGGGAGTGGCACCACTACGACCTCGTGTTCGACGGCGCGCGGATGACGGTGTACGTCGACGGAGTGCGGCTCGGCGAGAACGCCGCGCTGAACACCACGGTCGACGGTCTCGGGGCGAACCTCCTCGGCTACCTCGGCAAGTCGATGTACGGCGCCGATGGCTACTTCCAGGGTGCCTTCGACGATGTGAAGGTCTACAACCGGGCGCTCACTGCATCCGAGATCCTCACCCAGGCCGGGGCGTTCGACCAGCTCACCGGCATCTCGCTCGCAGACGCGGCCGCGCTGAAGCTCTCCCCGATCGCCGACGGGATGGACCGCACAGCAGTGCTGCCGCTCGTCAAGGGCACGGATGTCTCGGCGCTCGCCCCGACATTCACCGCCGCCGAGGGTGTGACGGTCTCGCCGGCATCCGGGACCGTCGTCGACCTGTCCTCGCCGGTGGAGTACACGCTCACCGCACCGGACGGATCGGAGGCGATCTGGACGCTCACGGCCCAGATCGTGAACTCCCCCGTGCTCGAGGGGCTGTACGCCGATCCGAACATCGCCGTCTTCGGCGACACCTATTACATCTACGCCACGACCGACGGATATGCGGGCTGGGGCGGGAAGGACTTCTACGTCTGGTCGTCGAAGGACCTCGTGGACTGGACCCGTTCGGAGGAGCCCTTCCTGACCCTCGACGGGGCGAACGGCAACGTCCCGTGGGCGACGGGGAACGCCTGGGCGCCGACCATCATCGAACGCGGAGGCAAGTACTACTTCTACTTCTCCGGTCACAACCCCACCTACGACCGCAAGACCATCGGAGTGGCTGTCGCCGACAGCCCGGTCGGTCCCTTCGTCGCCCAGCCGACGGCGATGATCGTCAACAACGAGGCCGTCACCTCGGGTCAGGCGATCGACCCTGCGGCGTTCCACGATCCGGTCACGGGGAAGTACTACCTCTCGTGGGGTAACGGCAGCCCGGTCATCGCCGAGCTGAACGACGACATGGTCTCGATCAAGGCGGGCACCTACCAGCGGATCACCGGTCTGACCGACTTCCGCGAGGGCGTCTTCCTCAACTACCGCAAGGGCCTGTACCACCTGACGTACTCGATCGACGACACCGGATCAGAGAACTATCGCGTCGGCTACGCGACGGCGACGAGCATCAACGGGCCGTGGACGTATCGCGGTGTGATCCTGCAGAAGGACCCCTCTCTGGGGATCCTGGCCACGGGGCACAGCTCGATCATCAACGTGCCGGGCACCGATGACTGGTACATCGCCTATCACCGCTTCGCGATGCTGGGTGGAGACGGGCAGAACCGTGAAACGGCCATCGATCGTGTGACGATCGGCGCCGACGGCCTCTTCCAGACCGTGCAGCCGACCCTCACGGGTGTCGCGGCGCAGACCGTCGGCGCGCGGTTGGACGTCACCGCCACGGCCGCCACGCGGTGTGTGGCGGGCAAGCTCACGCTCGTGGTCACGGTCGCGAACGGTTCGGACCGCGCGGTCACGGCCTCGATCGGCAGCGCCTATGGGAGCAAGGCCGTCACGATCGCGGCCGGCAGGACGGCCTCGGCGACGTTCTCGACGCGGCTCGCGGCGATCCCGACCGGCGCTGTCACGGTCGACGCGACCGCGGAGGGGGCCACGGACGCTTCCGTCACGGCGACGGTCGCGGCCGCTTCCTGCGGCTGA